One stretch of Tepidibacter hydrothermalis DNA includes these proteins:
- the dapB gene encoding 4-hydroxy-tetrahydrodipicolinate reductase gives MIKVIVNGSLGKMGKVLTDLIMEDKAFELVAGVSKYKNDNIDYPIYSSILDVKEKVDVIIDFSNPDSLKDLLSYSKHTKIPLVIATTGYSDEELNMIEELSKEVSIFHSSNMSVGVNLILKLVEISAKALTNFDIEIIEKHHNKKVDAPSGTALMIANEIQQVLNNEFNYGRHGKNEKRKENEIGIHAVRGGTIAGDHSVIFAGKDEILELNHIALSKEIFAQGSLKAAKFIVNKENGYYNMKDVVSI, from the coding sequence ATGATTAAAGTTATAGTTAATGGTTCTCTTGGGAAAATGGGAAAAGTTTTGACAGATTTAATAATGGAAGATAAGGCTTTTGAATTAGTTGCAGGTGTATCTAAGTATAAAAATGATAATATAGATTATCCTATATACTCCAGTATATTAGATGTAAAAGAAAAAGTGGATGTTATTATTGATTTTTCAAACCCAGATAGTTTAAAAGATTTATTGTCTTATTCTAAACACACAAAAATTCCTTTAGTTATTGCTACTACTGGATATAGTGATGAAGAGCTTAATATGATAGAAGAACTATCTAAAGAAGTTTCTATATTCCACAGCTCTAATATGTCAGTTGGAGTGAATTTAATATTAAAGTTGGTAGAAATCTCAGCTAAGGCTTTAACTAACTTTGATATAGAGATAATTGAAAAACATCATAATAAGAAAGTAGATGCTCCTAGTGGTACTGCTTTAATGATAGCTAATGAAATACAACAGGTTTTAAATAATGAATTTAATTATGGTAGACATGGGAAAAATGAGAAAAGAAAAGAAAATGAAATAGGAATACATGCAGTAAGAGGTGGAACTATAGCGGGGGATCACTCTGTAATATTTGCGGGTAAAGATGAAATATTAGAACTTAATCATATAGCTTTATCAAAAGAAATATTTGCACAAGGTTCATTAAAAGCTGCTAAATTTATTGTAAATAAAGAAAATGGATATTACAATATGAAGGATGTAGTAAGTATATAG
- the hisC gene encoding histidinol-phosphate transaminase has protein sequence MELVKESIKNLKEYKTNKIDFKIKLDANEGKNILLQDIYKEGIKFNEDFNLNFYPDNDAYLLKQEIKKYLNVDTSNIIAGNGSSEMIELVIKTFVDKGEIILSPIPTFSMYSVFSQIYSAQFIGIQSNEDFKVDIDKLIEKSNELNPKVIFICNPNNPTGNLINKNDIKKLLENTNGLVVVDEAYMEFAEGSMVDEISNYENLIVLRTLSKALGLAGIRLGYMTANQKIIDVINKVKSPYNLNAISQYIGVKALKNKDKIFEYIEEVKNEREFLYKELNEMKIKAYKSYANFIFFKWDINNLYEKLIDYGILIRKFSDELEGYYRVSVGNKNENERFIKILKEIIENEKS, from the coding sequence ATGGAATTAGTAAAAGAAAGTATAAAAAATCTGAAAGAATATAAGACGAATAAGATTGATTTTAAAATAAAGCTCGATGCTAATGAAGGTAAAAATATTTTATTACAAGATATATATAAAGAAGGAATCAAGTTCAATGAAGACTTTAATCTGAATTTTTATCCAGATAATGATGCATATCTTTTGAAACAAGAAATAAAGAAATATTTAAATGTTGATACTTCAAATATTATAGCTGGAAATGGTTCTAGTGAGATGATAGAACTTGTGATAAAGACTTTTGTAGATAAGGGAGAAATCATTTTAAGTCCTATTCCTACATTTAGTATGTACTCAGTATTTAGTCAAATATATTCAGCTCAATTTATAGGAATTCAAAGTAATGAAGATTTTAAGGTAGATATAGATAAACTGATTGAAAAATCAAATGAACTAAATCCTAAGGTAATATTCATATGCAATCCAAATAATCCAACAGGAAACTTAATAAATAAAAATGATATTAAAAAGCTTTTGGAAAATACAAATGGATTGGTAGTTGTAGATGAAGCTTATATGGAATTTGCAGAAGGTTCAATGGTTGATGAAATTTCAAATTATGAAAATTTAATAGTTCTAAGAACATTGTCAAAGGCATTAGGACTTGCAGGTATAAGGCTTGGATATATGACTGCTAATCAAAAAATAATAGATGTTATAAATAAGGTGAAATCACCTTACAATTTGAACGCTATTTCTCAATATATAGGAGTAAAGGCTCTTAAAAATAAAGATAAAATTTTCGAGTATATTGAAGAAGTAAAAAATGAAAGAGAATTTTTATATAAAGAATTAAATGAAATGAAAATAAAAGCTTATAAATCTTATGCAAACTTTATATTTTTTAAATGGGATATAAACAATTTATATGAAAAGCTTATAGATTATGGAATATTAATAAGAAAATTTTCTGATGAACTTGAAGGCTATTATAGAGTTAGTGTAGGAAACAAAAATGAGAATGAAAGATTTATCAAAATATTAAAGGAGATAATTGAAAATGAGAAAAGCTAA
- the hisG gene encoding ATP phosphoribosyltransferase, which produces MDYITIALSKGRIGKQADNVFKKIGLGDCIDLDSRKLIFKDDINKINYIYVKPSDVVTYVEKGVTDLGIVGKDTILESDTNVYEIFDLGFGKCKFSIAGIKGEKIYKKDDILKVATKYPEIAKKYFNERQQKIEIIKLNGSVELAPLVGLSDVIVDLVETGNTLKANGLEVIEDMFNISARLISNRVSYRFKFDRIQNIIKSLNENMEG; this is translated from the coding sequence TTGGATTATATAACTATAGCTCTTTCAAAAGGAAGAATAGGAAAACAAGCTGATAATGTATTTAAAAAAATAGGGTTAGGAGATTGTATAGATTTAGATTCTAGAAAGCTTATTTTTAAAGATGATATAAACAAAATCAATTATATATATGTTAAACCATCTGATGTGGTTACATATGTAGAAAAAGGAGTTACAGATTTAGGAATAGTGGGCAAGGACACAATTTTAGAAAGTGATACAAATGTATATGAAATTTTTGATTTGGGATTTGGTAAATGTAAATTTTCAATAGCTGGTATAAAAGGAGAAAAGATATATAAAAAAGATGATATTTTAAAGGTTGCAACTAAATACCCTGAAATAGCTAAAAAATACTTTAACGAAAGACAGCAAAAAATCGAGATAATAAAGCTTAATGGTTCTGTAGAATTAGCACCTTTAGTAGGACTCTCTGATGTGATTGTTGATTTAGTTGAAACAGGAAATACTTTAAAAGCTAATGGACTTGAGGTAATAGAAGATATGTTTAATATAAGTGCAAGGTTAATATCTAATAGAGTAAGTTATAGATTTAAGTTTGATAGAATTCAAAATATTATTAAATCATTAAACGAAAATATGGAGGGATAA
- the dapA gene encoding 4-hydroxy-tetrahydrodipicolinate synthase yields MLFKGSGVALVTPFKDGNIDFNKLEEIIEYHIKEKTDALIVCGTTGEASTMSDEEQLSTIKFVVEKTNKRIPVIAGTGSNNTAHSIHLSKKAEEYGVDGLLVITPYYNKATQKGVIAHFEAIANSVNIPIIVYNVPGRTGVNINPSTLAQLAKIKNIVAVKEASGDISQVAEMARVCPDGFGIYSGNDDMILPLLSLGGIGVISVVANVCPKDTHDLVAKYFDGDIEGSRKLQLDMKSLIDALFIEVNPIPVKTAMNLLGFEMGNLRLPLVEMNCDNLEVLKKELINYGFELGGSHD; encoded by the coding sequence ATGTTATTTAAAGGTTCAGGTGTTGCTTTAGTTACTCCTTTTAAAGATGGAAATATAGATTTTAACAAGTTAGAAGAAATTATTGAATACCATATAAAAGAAAAAACAGATGCTTTAATTGTATGCGGTACTACTGGAGAAGCTTCTACAATGAGTGATGAAGAACAATTATCAACTATAAAGTTTGTAGTTGAAAAAACTAATAAAAGAATACCTGTAATAGCAGGAACGGGATCTAATAATACAGCTCATTCAATACATCTAAGTAAAAAAGCTGAAGAATATGGAGTTGATGGTCTTTTAGTTATAACTCCGTATTATAATAAAGCTACTCAAAAGGGAGTTATAGCTCACTTTGAAGCTATTGCAAATTCAGTAAATATACCTATTATAGTTTATAATGTACCAGGAAGAACAGGAGTTAATATAAACCCTTCAACACTTGCTCAATTGGCTAAAATTAAAAATATAGTAGCTGTTAAAGAAGCTAGTGGGGATATATCTCAAGTTGCTGAAATGGCAAGGGTTTGTCCAGATGGTTTTGGGATATATTCAGGAAATGACGATATGATTTTACCTTTATTATCTTTAGGTGGAATTGGTGTGATTTCTGTAGTTGCTAATGTATGTCCAAAGGATACTCATGATCTAGTAGCTAAATACTTTGATGGAGATATAGAAGGTTCTAGAAAATTACAACTTGATATGAAAAGTTTGATAGATGCTTTATTTATAGAAGTGAACCCTATTCCAGTTAAAACTGCTATGAATTTATTGGGGTTTGAAATGGGAAATCTTAGACTTCCACTTGTTGAAATGAACTGTGATAATTTAGAGGTATTAAAGAAAGAGTTAATAAATTACGGATTTGAATTAGGAGGATCACATGATTAA
- a CDS encoding histidinol-phosphatase HisJ family protein, with the protein MKFIIDSHIHTDYSPDCKAKMQDIIIKAVELGLKKITFTDHVDYDSPDELFGGEINYIEYMKEIKYLRDKYKEIEILMGVEIGYQTHLNEKLDKFIKSYPFDFVICSMHSCEGLDLYNGDFFKGKTQIQSYMRYFENIKHCIEIYDNYDVYGHLDYIVRYGNFDNKELKYKDFKEIIDEILALIIKKGKGIEVNTAGFRYNLNATHPNIDIVKSYIEMGGNIITIGSDAHKADDICRDFEKTIKILKSIGVKKIAQFKNRIPSFIEI; encoded by the coding sequence ATGAAATTTATAATAGATAGCCACATTCATACAGATTATTCGCCTGATTGCAAAGCTAAAATGCAAGATATTATTATAAAAGCTGTTGAATTAGGCTTAAAGAAAATTACATTTACAGATCATGTTGATTACGACAGCCCTGATGAACTTTTTGGGGGAGAGATTAATTATATTGAATATATGAAAGAAATTAAATACTTAAGAGATAAATATAAAGAAATTGAAATTTTAATGGGTGTAGAAATAGGATATCAAACTCATTTGAATGAAAAGTTAGATAAGTTTATAAAATCTTATCCTTTTGATTTTGTAATATGTTCTATGCATTCATGTGAAGGACTAGATTTATATAATGGTGACTTTTTTAAAGGAAAAACTCAGATACAGAGTTATATGAGATATTTTGAAAATATAAAGCATTGCATAGAAATTTATGATAATTATGATGTTTATGGACACTTAGATTATATAGTTAGATATGGAAATTTCGATAATAAAGAGTTAAAATATAAAGATTTCAAAGAAATTATAGATGAAATTTTGGCTTTGATTATTAAAAAAGGAAAAGGTATTGAAGTTAATACTGCTGGTTTTAGATATAATCTAAACGCAACTCATCCTAATATAGATATAGTAAAAAGTTATATTGAAATGGGAGGAAATATTATAACTATAGGATCAGATGCACATAAAGCTGATGATATATGCAGAGATTTTGAGAAAACGATAAAAATACTTAAATCTATAGGAGTAAAGAAAATTGCACAATTTAAAAATAGAATACCAAGTTTTATTGAGATATAA
- the hisA gene encoding 1-(5-phosphoribosyl)-5-[(5-phosphoribosylamino)methylideneamino]imidazole-4-carboxamide isomerase, whose protein sequence is MIIFPAIDIKDNKCVRLSQGDFNKINIYSNEPFDMAVKWKRQGASFLHLVDLDGARSEDIINKKSIEKITENIGIPVQVGGGVRSEEKVKNLIDMGVERVIVGTIAVENKELLKKLVSKYKEKIVVSIDAKNGKVALRGWELVSEIDSIDLCKQLEKIGVKTIVYTDISKDGMLEGPNFEIYKLLSQKTSLNIVASGGISSIDDIKKLKNMNIYGAITGKALYDNKIELKEALECSQEE, encoded by the coding sequence ATGATAATTTTTCCAGCAATAGATATAAAGGATAATAAATGTGTAAGACTATCTCAAGGAGATTTTAATAAAATTAATATATATTCTAATGAGCCATTTGATATGGCAGTTAAGTGGAAACGTCAGGGAGCTTCATTTTTACATTTAGTTGATTTAGATGGTGCTAGAAGTGAAGATATTATTAATAAAAAATCTATAGAAAAAATAACTGAAAATATAGGAATACCAGTACAAGTAGGTGGAGGAGTAAGAAGTGAAGAAAAGGTTAAGAACTTAATCGATATGGGAGTAGAAAGAGTAATAGTTGGAACTATTGCAGTTGAAAATAAAGAACTTCTCAAAAAATTAGTTTCTAAGTATAAAGAAAAAATAGTAGTTTCTATAGATGCTAAAAATGGCAAAGTTGCTCTTAGGGGATGGGAATTAGTAAGTGAAATAGACTCAATAGATTTATGTAAACAACTTGAAAAAATAGGTGTAAAAACAATAGTATATACAGATATATCAAAAGATGGAATGCTTGAAGGTCCTAACTTTGAAATATATAAATTGTTATCTCAAAAAACGTCTTTAAATATAGTCGCTTCTGGAGGAATAAGTTCAATAGATGACATAAAAAAGCTTAAAAATATGAATATATACGGAGCTATAACAGGAAAAGCTCTTTATGATAACAAAATAGAACTTAAGGAGGCACTAGAATGCTCACAAGAAGAATAA
- the hisD gene encoding histidinol dehydrogenase, which produces MIRIIDSIKDSGFLKKLLDRSQFEFEEVNKVVDEILFNIRERKDKALKEYTLKFDKVEIDDFLVSKEEIDDAFENIDDNLKNDLLRAKENIEKYHTKQLKSSYTLHDGEDIILGQIIRPIEKVGIYVPGGSAAYPSTVLMNAVPAKIAGVKEIVMITPPNKEGKIKDSVLVAASIAGVDKIYKVGGAQGIGALTFGTESIPKVSKIVGPGNIYVAMAKKKVAGYVGIDMIAGPSEILIIADEHANPKYIAADLISQAEHDEMAASILVTDSQKIAKKVNEELKIQVEMLERKEIIKKSLKNYGAIIITSSMNESIKIANEVAPEHLEILTRTPFDLYKQVKNAGAIFLGEFSPEPLGDYFAGPNHTLPTSSTSKFASPLGVEDFLKKTSLIYYSKEALMKSKDSIIRIAEDEGLTAHANSIKVRFE; this is translated from the coding sequence ATGATACGAATAATAGATTCAATAAAAGATAGCGGGTTTTTAAAAAAGCTTTTAGATAGAAGTCAATTTGAATTTGAAGAAGTAAATAAAGTAGTTGATGAAATTTTATTTAATATTAGAGAAAGAAAAGATAAAGCTTTGAAAGAATATACATTGAAGTTTGACAAAGTAGAAATAGATGATTTTTTAGTGTCTAAAGAAGAAATAGATGATGCATTTGAAAATATAGATGATAATTTAAAAAATGATCTTTTAAGGGCTAAAGAAAATATTGAAAAATATCACACCAAGCAGTTGAAATCATCGTATACATTACATGATGGAGAAGATATAATTTTAGGTCAAATTATAAGACCTATAGAAAAAGTTGGTATATATGTTCCTGGTGGAAGTGCAGCATATCCATCTACTGTTTTAATGAATGCAGTACCTGCAAAAATAGCTGGAGTTAAGGAAATAGTTATGATAACTCCTCCTAATAAAGAAGGAAAGATAAAAGATTCTGTTCTTGTAGCAGCTTCTATAGCTGGAGTAGATAAGATATACAAGGTAGGAGGAGCACAGGGAATAGGGGCACTTACTTTTGGAACAGAAAGTATACCCAAGGTATCTAAAATAGTTGGACCTGGGAATATATATGTTGCCATGGCAAAAAAGAAAGTTGCTGGATATGTAGGAATAGACATGATTGCAGGACCTAGTGAAATTCTAATAATTGCAGATGAACATGCAAATCCAAAATATATAGCTGCTGATTTAATATCTCAAGCAGAGCATGATGAAATGGCAGCATCAATACTTGTTACAGATTCACAAAAAATTGCAAAAAAAGTAAACGAAGAATTAAAAATACAAGTTGAAATGCTAGAAAGAAAAGAAATAATAAAAAAATCTCTTAAAAATTATGGAGCAATAATAATAACAAGCTCTATGAATGAATCGATAAAAATAGCTAATGAAGTAGCACCAGAACATTTAGAAATACTTACAAGAACTCCTTTTGACTTATACAAACAAGTGAAAAATGCTGGAGCAATATTTCTTGGAGAATTTTCTCCAGAACCATTAGGAGATTATTTTGCAGGACCAAATCATACGTTGCCTACTAGTTCAACTTCTAAATTTGCATCACCTTTAGGAGTTGAGGATTTCTTAAAGAAAACTTCTTTAATATACTACAGCAAAGAAGCTTTAATGAAGTCAAAAGATTCTATTATAAGAATTGCGGAGGATGAGGGGTTAACGGCACATGCCAATTCCATAAAAGTAAGATTTGAATAG
- a CDS encoding ATP phosphoribosyltransferase regulatory subunit — protein sequence MEFLKIKDEIDYLNKRYKITREIEDMFIDDGCINIEPSIFEDYDNFMSVNKRIKKESMVKVLNGNSNILILRPDITMNIIKNLIPRWEDDLKLKLFYNSTIFRNKAGLNIKEFRQMGIEYIGESSMKADRDLIGIALKVLKKYNNSFILEIGNSKYVDEILRVIDLEESVEKELKSLIYKKNKIELIDYVGNLNIKKEICELLSNILDFQGNIEEIIKKAEKFYMNDEMKKSIEDLKDLNEFIKEYGYLKNIHFDLSMVAELDYYEGIVFKGYYENSYREIISGGRYDSLTELFGEKVSAIGFSIDIDELIKVINKRGDGNWII from the coding sequence ATGGAATTTTTAAAAATTAAAGATGAAATAGATTATTTAAATAAGAGATATAAGATAACAAGAGAAATAGAAGATATGTTTATAGATGATGGATGTATTAATATAGAACCTTCGATTTTTGAAGACTATGATAACTTTATGTCTGTTAACAAGAGAATAAAAAAAGAATCTATGGTAAAGGTTTTGAATGGAAATTCAAATATATTAATTTTAAGACCAGATATTACAATGAACATAATAAAAAATTTGATTCCAAGATGGGAAGACGATTTGAAGCTTAAGTTGTTTTATAATTCTACAATTTTTAGAAATAAAGCTGGTTTAAATATTAAGGAATTTAGACAAATGGGAATTGAATATATAGGAGAATCGTCTATGAAAGCAGATAGAGATTTGATTGGGATAGCTCTAAAGGTTTTAAAAAAATATAACAACAGCTTTATTTTAGAAATTGGAAACAGCAAGTATGTTGATGAAATATTAAGAGTGATTGATTTAGAAGAAAGTGTTGAAAAAGAATTAAAAAGTCTAATTTATAAAAAAAATAAGATCGAACTAATAGATTATGTCGGAAATTTAAATATAAAAAAAGAAATATGCGAGTTATTATCTAATATTTTAGATTTCCAGGGAAATATAGAAGAAATTATAAAAAAAGCTGAAAAATTCTATATGAATGATGAAATGAAAAAATCTATAGAGGATCTTAAAGATTTGAATGAGTTTATTAAAGAGTATGGATACTTAAAAAATATACATTTTGATTTATCTATGGTTGCAGAGTTAGATTATTACGAAGGGATAGTATTTAAAGGTTATTATGAAAATTCATATAGAGAAATTATAAGTGGAGGAAGATATGATTCTTTAACAGAGTTATTTGGTGAAAAAGTTTCAGCAATAGGGTTCTCAATAGATATAGATGAATTAATTAAAGTTATAAATAAGAGAGGTGATGGAAATTGGATTATATAA
- the hisF gene encoding imidazole glycerol phosphate synthase subunit HisF yields MLTRRIIPCLDVRSGRVVKGKKFENIVDVDSPELLGKYYSDCGADELVFYDITASNEERKTSLEFVSKVAKNINIPFCVGGGVSSIDDFTDILRRGADKVSINSSAVKNPDLIKEASLKFGAQCVVLSMDVKKNDKDSWSVYVKGGREKTDLDAVKWAIKGVELGAGEIVVNSIDEDGMKNGYDIELLKKITSVVNVPIIASGGAGSMKDFYDAVEYANVDGILAASVFHFGEIKIKDLKKYLKDEGVEIRI; encoded by the coding sequence ATGCTCACAAGAAGAATAATACCTTGTTTAGATGTTAGAAGTGGAAGAGTGGTTAAGGGTAAAAAGTTCGAAAATATAGTAGATGTAGATAGTCCGGAGCTTCTAGGTAAATATTATAGTGATTGTGGAGCTGATGAACTTGTATTTTACGATATAACAGCATCAAATGAAGAAAGAAAAACATCTTTAGAATTTGTATCAAAGGTTGCTAAGAATATAAATATTCCATTTTGTGTAGGTGGAGGAGTATCTTCAATTGATGATTTTACAGATATTTTAAGAAGAGGAGCAGATAAAGTATCTATTAATTCTTCTGCTGTTAAAAATCCAGATTTAATTAAAGAAGCTTCTTTGAAATTTGGTGCGCAATGCGTTGTTTTATCTATGGATGTTAAGAAAAATGATAAAGATTCTTGGAGTGTATACGTAAAAGGTGGGAGAGAAAAAACAGATTTAGATGCAGTAAAGTGGGCTATAAAAGGAGTCGAACTTGGAGCAGGAGAAATAGTTGTAAATAGTATAGATGAAGATGGAATGAAAAATGGATATGATATTGAACTGTTAAAAAAAATTACGAGTGTAGTAAACGTACCTATAATTGCATCAGGAGGAGCGGGTAGTATGAAGGACTTTTATGATGCTGTAGAATATGCAAATGTTGATGGAATATTAGCAGCTTCTGTATTTCACTTTGGAGAAATTAAAATAAAAGACCTTAAGAAATATTTAAAGGATGAAGGGGTAGAAATTAGAATTTAG
- the hisH gene encoding imidazole glycerol phosphate synthase subunit HisH — translation MNIIIDYGLGNLDSVSRAFKMVGVETKISNDINEINNANSIILPGVGAFRDAINSLKDMKLIPVIKEHVDKGKFLIGICLGMQLLYEKSYENGVYEGLGLIKGNIEKLDIDLKVPHMGWNNIKFNKKDEIIKYINEDDYVYFVHSYYANSSNEELVAYTDYGKTIPAIVRKNNIYGIQFHPEKSSKVGANILKAYGEMIK, via the coding sequence TTGAATATAATAATTGATTATGGACTTGGAAATTTAGACTCTGTATCCAGAGCATTTAAAATGGTAGGAGTAGAAACAAAAATTTCAAATGATATAAATGAAATAAATAATGCTAACTCCATTATTCTGCCTGGAGTTGGAGCATTTAGAGATGCTATAAATTCACTTAAGGATATGAAGTTAATACCAGTAATAAAAGAGCATGTAGATAAAGGAAAGTTCTTAATAGGGATATGCTTAGGAATGCAACTTCTTTATGAAAAAAGCTATGAAAACGGAGTATATGAAGGTTTAGGTCTTATAAAAGGAAATATAGAAAAATTAGATATAGATTTGAAAGTTCCTCATATGGGTTGGAATAATATTAAGTTTAATAAAAAAGATGAAATAATCAAATATATAAATGAAGATGATTATGTGTATTTTGTACATTCTTATTATGCAAATTCTTCAAACGAAGAACTTGTAGCATATACAGACTATGGAAAAACTATTCCTGCTATAGTTAGAAAAAATAATATTTATGGAATTCAATTTCATCCAGAAAAAAGCTCTAAAGTGGGAGCTAATATACTAAAAGCATATGGGGAGATGATAAAATGA
- the hisIE gene encoding bifunctional phosphoribosyl-AMP cyclohydrolase/phosphoribosyl-ATP diphosphatase HisIE yields MNIDNVVKEIKFDEKGLVPVVVQDVNTNKVLMLAYMNEEAIRKTLNEKVAYYYSRSRQELWKKGETSGNIQKLKGFYYDCDKDTILIYVDQIGVACHTGSYTCFFNEVIKNESKDEILEELYSLIKERKSNPKEGSYTNYLFEKGLDKILKKVGEEASEVIIGAKNKNKEELIYEISDLIYHMLVLMVNEEVTIEDIKNELEKRKN; encoded by the coding sequence ATGAATATTGACAATGTAGTAAAAGAAATAAAATTTGATGAAAAAGGATTAGTTCCAGTAGTAGTGCAAGATGTAAATACTAATAAGGTCTTAATGCTTGCATATATGAACGAAGAAGCTATTAGAAAAACTTTAAATGAAAAAGTAGCGTATTATTATAGTAGAAGCAGACAAGAACTTTGGAAAAAAGGAGAGACATCAGGAAACATACAGAAACTAAAAGGATTTTATTATGATTGTGATAAGGATACTATTCTTATTTATGTAGATCAAATAGGAGTAGCATGTCATACTGGGAGTTATACATGTTTTTTCAATGAAGTGATAAAAAATGAAAGTAAAGATGAGATTTTAGAGGAGTTATATTCGCTTATAAAAGAAAGAAAAAGTAATCCTAAGGAAGGATCTTATACTAATTATTTATTTGAAAAAGGATTAGATAAGATATTGAAAAAGGTAGGAGAAGAAGCTAGTGAAGTTATAATAGGGGCTAAGAATAAAAATAAGGAAGAATTAATTTATGAAATAAGTGATTTAATATACCACATGTTAGTGCTTATGGTAAATGAAGAAGTTACTATTGAAGATATAAAAAATGAACTTGAAAAGAGAAAAAACTAA